Proteins encoded within one genomic window of Humulus lupulus chromosome 1, drHumLupu1.1, whole genome shotgun sequence:
- the LOC133825733 gene encoding eukaryotic translation initiation factor 5B-like, whose amino-acid sequence MGGCATKPKVLNPDAAADAPAPIPEPATKEVAVAAPAAAGPGSAEETKEKEVVVAEAHHDEEKKVEGDDTIKEIVDDDKASDEQEQGIKRRSLSNLFKQNTDGKESTENDQKSPLETEKTTEESETKTPKAEEPEANKVDTLAKVETTDKVIEAAPVTVETENKAISPEEEKAEKSAQVETSVEKVTERVEETAETNGQALISEEKVENVKESEEKNVKEIPEEKAADVKKDDVDKEKKEKKELPVEHKTEVKESVEETTKV is encoded by the exons ATGGGAGGTTGTGCAACAAAGCCAAAGGTTTTGAATCCCGACGCGGCGGCCGATGCACCCGCACCTATTCCTGAGCCAGCGACTAAGGAAGTAGCCGTGGCTGCACCCGCCGCTGCAGGCCCCGGCTCGGCTGAGGAGACgaaggagaaggaggtggtggtgGCTGAAGCTCATCACGATGAGGAGAAGAAGGTTGAAGGAGATGATACTATCAAGGAGATTGTTGATGATGACAAGGCTAGCGATGAACAAGAACAAGGAATTAAGCGCCGCTCTCTCAGTAACTTGTTCAAAcag AATACAGATGGGAAGGAGTCAACAGAAAATGATCAGAAATCCCCATTAGAGACTGAAAAAACTACTGAGGAATCTGAAACTAAAACCCCCAAGGCTGAGGAGCCTGAGGCTAATAAGGTTGATACTTTAGCAAAGGTTGAAACGACAGACAAAGTGATAGAAGCTGCCCCAGTTACTGTAGAGACAGAAAACAAGGCAATATCACCTGAGGAGGAAAAAGCAGAGAAAAGTGCCCAAGTAGAAACATCTGTGGAAAAAGTTACGGAGAGAGTTGAGGAAACCGCTGAGACAAATGGCCAAGCTTTGATATCTGAAGAAAAGGTAGAAAATGTGAAGGAAAGTGAGGAGAAAAATGTCAAGGAAATACCTGAGGAAAAGGCTGCAGATGTGAAGAAAGACGATGTtgataaagagaagaaggaaaagaaagagttACCTGTAGAACATAAAACAGAGGTGAAGGAAAGTGTTGAAGAAACTACTAAAGTGTGA